A single region of the Bartonella harrusi genome encodes:
- a CDS encoding SMI1/KNR4 family protein has protein sequence MKTYTLADVAVLIDKVNKYDGDIINLGSEDDEENETDDLQIEKAEKALGLQFTSSYKVFLKKYGGGEIGGDEIFSIYGDCGEGIPAGDIVYRNLLNRERGFVTPEQLFVSRTDFGETFYFDYTQFRDGECPLYVRLPSEDCEYYASNFYEFLCKRIKESVGTEIPDGDQPIAKVEKTPPPQPLPFYKRFWKKLWRRDNS, from the coding sequence ATGAAAACCTACACCTTAGCTGATGTTGCAGTATTAATTGATAAAGTGAATAAATATGATGGTGATATTATCAATTTAGGTAGTGAAGATGATGAAGAGAATGAAACAGATGATTTACAGATTGAAAAGGCGGAGAAAGCTTTGGGTTTGCAATTCACATCCTCTTACAAAGTTTTTTTAAAGAAATATGGAGGAGGAGAAATTGGGGGTGATGAAATTTTTAGCATTTATGGAGATTGTGGGGAAGGTATTCCTGCTGGTGATATTGTTTACCGAAACTTACTCAATAGAGAACGTGGTTTTGTGACACCAGAGCAGCTTTTCGTTAGCAGAACAGATTTTGGTGAGACTTTTTACTTTGATTATACGCAGTTTCGGGATGGCGAATGCCCACTTTATGTCAGGCTTCCATCTGAAGATTGCGAATATTACGCCAGTAATTTTTATGAATTCTTGTGCAAAAGAATTAAAGAAAGCGTGGGAACTGAGATACCTGATGGTGATCAACCGATTGCAAAGGTGGAGAAAACACCCCCTCCGCAACCTCTCCCTTTTTACAAGCGTTTTTGGAAAAAACTATGGCGGAGGGACAATTCCTGA